The Setaria viridis chromosome 9, Setaria_viridis_v4.0, whole genome shotgun sequence sequence tatccccaactcccaactttgacactatgcaaaaagaagattccccatcacatcaaacttgcgggacatgcatggagtactaaatgtaaacggaattaaaaactaattgcacagttttgttgtactttgcgagacgaatcttttgagcctaattagtcaatatttggacaataattcacaaatacaaacgaaacgctacagtgtgctacagtgctagcacagTAATTTTGTATCTTCCAAtttagccaactaaacaaggcctcacaAGTTCCCTTCGCATGTCAATTGGAAGCCTCGATCGATGCGAGCTGCGGAGCTGGTTTTACAGGTCAACCTGAGCTCTTCCAGGCCGTTCAACTGGGGCAAAATTCTGTCGGTGCAGAAATCCACagcgtgtttttttttttgtttctttctctcaaCAACCATCGCATTTTTAGCACTGATGGACATGTTTCTGCACGAcacagaaaaaagaagaagaagaagaataaaaggATCATTTACGCAGAAATTAATAGCCGCGCAATATATACGAGCGTTTCTTTCTTCTCTGGTCGATGAGGAATCGCTGTCAGGTGAGTCAATTTGACAGCTCCAAAGCTTTGATTGTGTAGTTCCACCTGCTCACGCGATGCCTCCGTTGGTTTCGTCTCTTCTGGGGACTCCGCTTCTTCTCGGCCTAGCTTTTCTTCTTTCCTGGCCTTCCAAGAAGCTCGCGCTACAAAACGTTCGGACTTCAAAAGGTTGACACAGTCCGATCATGGAGATGGCGTGTACTTCATTCACACGTATAACCCCATCGTGCGTTGTTTTGGTGAAATATTATGTTAcagtgtaaaaaaaaatactcgacaaagttaaaaataaaagatTATGAGTTGTTTCACTTGTTGCTTACAATGTTAGTTTGATCATTAGTATCAACTAATATTGATACACACCCCACTATTgctatgcattttttttcaattatttATAGAACATTGTACAATGGTACAATGAAAGGATGCACGGTGATACCTAATAATTTTACAGAAGATCTTAAAAGCAAAAATAAAAGCATATTtatagaaaggaaaaagaagggagagagagaaaaatataaGAACCAAACAAAATCCcccctgctctctctctctcttctttctcctcccggacggaagaggaaggggagagGCAGGCAAGCAACCCATAGCCGGCCATCGCCTAGCCGCCCGCCTCCCGGAAGAGAAATCCCCAAATCCTCTGCCCCAAAATCCCCTGCGGATTTCGCCGATAgccccccgcgccgcgccgtatTTGCACTCCTCGCACGCGGCGACGCGCATTGTAATTCCTTTCCATtattttcctctctttcttccctATTAGTATCACCCGCGCGATCAGCATGTCTCTGCCCAATgccaccgcctcgccgccgccgtcgccggaacCCTAGGCCGCCGGAGTCGGAGCTCCCGTCGGcgggggacggggagggggaggatgCAGCTGCGGATCTCGCCGAGCATGCGCAGCATCACCATCTCCAGCAGCAATGGCGTCGTCGACTCCATGAAGGTGCGCGTCGCGCcgcagccgcccccgccgccgccgccgccgctcgggccGGGCCGccgcggagggggagggggctggGGCGCCGGCTGGTACTGGCGCGCGGTCGCGTTCCCGGCCGTCGTGGCGCTCGGCTGCCTCCTGCCCTTCGCCttcatcctcgccgccgtccccgcgctCGAGGCCGGCGGAAGCAAGTGCTCCTCCATCGGTAAGATCGACGGGGCGCGATCCCGCGGCGTTTTTCGTTGGGTTTGGTCGTGGGGGGTTGAGTTGTTGATTTGGTGCGTTTGGGGAGGCAAAGCTTGGATCTCAGCTCCTTTGCGCGTAGGATTTCGTGGTGTCGGTGGGAATGTGGTAATGTAGAAATGGTTCTGGTCTAGATTCCCTGCCGAGAACGTGTGATTTGTTCGCCAACGAGCTTGAGATTCAAGGTATCAGGTCTGGGCGATCTCATTTGCTTGATGTCCTGTTTTGAACTGAAATGAAGAGAGTTGACTATTTGGGTTTATGATTCAGTTTCCAGGTAGGTAAATATGTGGATCTTAGGCATGTAATTTCCTGGCATTGGCCGAAATGTGGCATTCGTATGCTATAGTTTTAAGCCATCACTTTGGTTAGATTGGGGGACTGCATTTAGTGCTATCAACTTTACCGTTGGCTTCGGAAAGTTTCTTATTGTAGTTTGAGCTGAATCTTCCAAGACAGAAGAAACTATGCTATGACTGATCCCTGAAACCTGCTATCAATTCTTCCCAGCTGACCATTGGGGCGTGAAGGATGGGTATATATGACTGTAGTAGAAACCATACCAATCGAGCTGCGTACCTGGTCAACTGGACTCCAAAATCTGTGCCTTTCTGATTATTGGGGATGAAGGATGTATACAGGGATATAACTAAACCCTTGATGCACTTGCCCAACTTATTAAATTAGGTAAAAGTGCTACACTTCAGCACCATGGCTTATAGGAATTATACTGGAACAAAACCTAGATTTTGcgcaatattttttttggaatttcAGTTTTGGTACTTGAAGTATCTTAACCTTCATATGCCATGGGTATTTTTTTTACTAATAGCCTGAACAAAAACAGTTTGGGACTTGGCGCTTAAGTTTGCCCTTGATGTATAAGGCGTGACATAATAGCACCTGCAACTTGATCTTAGCCTAATAGGCTCTGTGGTATGTGCGAATTGTCTCATTTTGTGTGTGTAAGATTTGTATTGTAATAAGCTATCTAGTAGGCTTGTAGGTATATGGTTTTCTGTGAGTTGCTGATACAACTAGACAATTGTTTTTGTTCATGCGTCATAGGTCTTTTGGCATGTTAGTGGTGTTATATAGTTCTTTTCACCGCTTGCTGTAGGTATCCCCCCTGTCCCATGGGTGCTTTTATTATGCTTAGCTAGTTTCTGTATACGGAACTGACTCTGCATTTTAGGGCTTGTAGCGTGAGTTGCTGTAACATTTGTAATCCTGTTTTGCAGATTGCTTGGGGAGGCGAATAGGGCCTAGTTTCCTGGGTAGGCAGGGGGGTGATTCTACAGTAAGTTAATCTTTGTTACTCTTTGTTTCACTGGTTTTCTTAAAGGTGAAGAAAGATTTATTTGTCATTCTTACTCAATGTGAACAGAGGCTGGTGCAAGATCTGTACAGAATTTTTGATCAAGTTAACAATGAGGAATTCCCTTCCAATGAAAAGTTACCAGAATCATTCAGGGATTTTCTTTTGGAGATGAAGGATAACCATTATGATGCTAGGACATTTGCTGTTAGGTTGAAAGCTACGGTATGGAACTAACTTCCCTTGTTTAATCTCGCACTGTTGCAGTTGAATTTAAAAAGTTGCAATGTTGCATATGCTTTTGCCTTTACATCAGCAATATCTAAAACTGAATTAGTTTTGATGTTTATTTGGTTGCCCCAAATATGATATGTATGTATATTGCTTTTGGGACACATAGTCGATATCATATTTGGGGCTACTAAATACACATCACAAAAACCATTTCAGTTGTACAAGAATGGCATGTGCATGGGAACTCCACCCTATTCTGTGACGATATAGATACCGTGGCATTATATGTTTTGCTTTGTAAAACTATAAAGACACACTTGTTTTATTCTAATATGTTCTCTGAAGGAATGATGTGAGCTCTGCTTTTTTGATAAAAATAGAAGTGCAATTATGATTCGCTAAAAGAGCAGAGTTAGAAGTATTTGACAATTGCGTGAGTCTACACCATTTCTGGTATAAATAACATGAGTATTGGTATATATTTACCATTTCAAAAGTTACCTTTTATATGGATAATCTTTTTCAGCATACTGATCATTCTTGTTGTACACCGCTTAATGCAATATTGAACTTTGGCTCTTACTACTCATAAGGTGCTTTAGTGCATTGTGTTGTTTCTTCAACATGTATATTCTAACACATGTGCTTTTCTTGCAGATGGAAAGCATGGATAAGGAGGTAAAGAGGTCAAGGTTGGCAGAACAGCTGTATAAACATTATGCTGCAACTGCTATTCCCAAAGGAATCCATTGCTTGTCTCTGCGCCTTACTGATGAATACTCCTCAAATGCTCATGCACGGAAACAGTTGCCACCACCGGAACTGTTACCTTTGCTCTCTGATAATTCCTTCCAGCATTATATTCTAGCCAGTGATAACATTCTTGCTGCTTCAGTTGTTGTCAGCTCAACTGTACGATCCTCCTCAGTGCCTGAGAAAGTAGTCTTTCATGTTATTACTGATAAGAAAACATATCCCGGGATGCATTCATGGTTTGCTCTTAATTCTATATCACCCGCAATAGTTGAAGTAAAAGGTGTTCACCAGTTTGATTGGTTGACAAGAGAAAATGTCCCGGTACTAGAGGCTATAGAAAATCATCGCGGAGTCAGAAATCACTATCATGGAGATCATGGAACAGTTTCCAGTGCAAGTGACAATCCTAGGGTGCTCGCTTCAAAGCTGCAGGCTCGAAGCCCCAAATACATATCCCTGCTGAACCATCTCCGCATTTATTTGCCTGAGGTGCCTTTCCATCAGAAACATTCTATTTTGGCTTTCAATCTGTTCCACTTACTACCAGCGGTTCCAATTAATATAGTTTAGTGAACGTGCTCAGGCAACTATATTAACAAGTGGGTGTATTCTCTAGTAttttaaagttttttttttaccagttCAAGCATTTCAATGTTAAGTATCAACAAATTCCATGATAATGGCAGGGATAGTCTACCGTTAAATGAAGTAGGACGTACTCAAACTAATTGAAGTAGGACATACTCGAACTAACTCCAATGTACTGAATACACTTGATCTATCATATTTCAGGTTGATTTAATTAGAATCAATACCGTTTAGAATGGGCTGAAGCATGCAGAATTAGTCAATAATGACCTTAACGGTTACCAACCTGCATTACCACGTGATGTATGCTGAAACTGTGGGAACAGATACCCCACACTAAGCACCCCACTATTCAGTTGCATGCTTAGTTGTCTTTCTATATGTGATTAAAATGATGACAATCAAATGCGTTTCTAGTTTTCTGCATCATTATCACTTGTCGGTTGTGGTGTTGTACACGTATGCATGCTGCTATAATGTGCCAAGCTGGTATATTCCACTTTCTCTTTTTAAGTTTCCGTTATCATTTTCCTCAATTCTGGTAATAATTGACTTGCACAAGCTGTACCTTGCAAGCTTCAAGTTATAAGAAACATTGTGAATTTTTTGGTGTAGTTTCTTTTACCTGATCCATTCGCATTTATTCAACCAGCTCTTTCCAAACCTCAACAAGGTGGTCTTCCTTGATGATGACATTGTCGTTCAGCGTGACTTGTCTCCCCTTTGGGAGATCAATCTCGAAGGGAAGGTAAATGGAGCCGTGGAAACTTGCAGAGGTGAAGACAACTGGGTGATGTCTAAGCGTTTCAGGACATATTTCAACTTCTCTCACCCTGTGATATCTCGAAGTCTTGACCCAGATGAATGTGCTTGGGCATATGGGATGAATATCTTTGATCTAGCAGCTTGGAGGAAGACAAATATCAGGGATACATATCATTTCTGGTTGAAGGAGGTAATGTATTTTACCCTTACATGAATCTCCATTCCCAGCCTTATTTTATGCTCCATTCCGTAGTTCATTCACTATTTTTCTGAATTGAAAGAGTTCTGGTATTTTGCAAGCATATTTTGTGCTTGTGTCCAGTGTTCCaaaatattgaaaaaaaatgattcaACAATCTGGTCTAAATGTAGAAGGTTCAGTTTCATCCCCCCCTCCCCACCCCCCCTCCTCTATCTGGTGTTGTTCACGTGTGCCATTATCTGCCATTACAATAATTTCAATTCAATCACTTCTGCAGAATCTAAAATCTGGTCTTACTCTCTGGAAATTTGGTACTTTACCACCTGCGCTTATAGCGTTCAGGGGTCATGTGCATGGAATAGATCCATCTTGGCACCTGCTTGGCTTAGGATACCAAGAAAAGACAGATATTGAGAGTGTCAGGAGGGCTGCAGTGATCCATTATAATGGCCAGTGCAAGCCATGGCTAGATATTGCTTTTAAGAACCTACAACCATTCTGGGCAAAGCATGTAAATTACTCCAACGACTTTGTTAGAAACTGCCATATTTTGGAGCCCCAGTATGCCAAAGAGTGACTTAGCAAATACTGGACACAGTGAGGGAGTATAGTTCATGATTCATTTGTTGGCTGGAGAGGCTGATTGCTGCCGGATAGGAATATATTGGTTAATCAGGAAAGCAATCGGCATTCGATACAACTGACAGTCCCCTGCATCGACCGGCATGCAAATACATGGAGTTTTCATCTGTATCATAGGGGAACACAAATTCTTTTCATCTGTATCATATGAGTGCATCATTCTTTTCCATACTGTAACTGCGCAAAAAGGAGCTCTGGGACTGGGCTGATCCTTCGTCGCAGAATAACACAGAAGGGCTAGAAGATTGAACGATTGGTTGATCATGATGAAGAAAGGAGGCGGATATTATGAGGGCGCAAGTTTATATGCTTTCCATCCATCCATTTAATTCTTTTTACTTGGATACACTCGAGTCATTGAAATTTTGTTCTGGTAGTTTTTGTGATTGGTTTGGTAGGTTGGAGATGATTGTAGTAGAGATGCCGTTGTTTGTGAGTAACCTACAGGATATTGTTACAATTGTTGACATATTAAAAATGTGCAGATAATTCTTTCAAGAGTATTTGAGCTGAGCTCTGATAGAAATCGCCGAACAAACTTTACGTCACTCACATGGTTGAGCCTATCGAGAGAGGACGGTAACGAGGAACGCGATTCTCAGTTGCCTATCGGGTACCGGCAGCTTGTAGATTGCCGGTGTCAGATGCCTTCGCGTCCGTTGTGACAATAACGTTTTGCCGGGACTCATTGCCAATTCGCTGAGCTATGAGTTGCCAATTGATTCCTTTCTCTCCTGGAAGCTTGGGCGGGTGGGCGTGGCAAGCGTGAAGCGTGGGCGAATACCAAACAGAGCCCGGTCAACGGTCGTGGGCTCGGCCCACGGTCAATTTGTGGGCTGTAGCCTCTGAGGGCTCAGCGTGCAATGTGTTAAGTCACACGTCGTGCGttaagattgacgaagtcaccacttaCGTCTCGCTATCGACGGTTTCGTCAACACTTACGTCTCGCTGTCGACAGCCACGTCGCCTACCACCGAAAGAATATTGCTGGTTAAATCTTAAAATAAATTCATGAAAATGCGAGCATCAGTACCGAGTCGAGGACTCAAATCCTGATGTGCAGGTTCTAACACAAGAAACTTTGCCGGCTCAGTCattcggaggtgctcataggaATAGGATTGCATGTGTTAGAACTTTGCCGGCTCAGTCattcggaggtgctcataggaATAGGATTGCATGTATGTGTGTTCGTATTTGTAGGGATGCGTGCGTGTTTGTGAGCGTTTGTACTGGAtgattcggaaaaaaaaagtcaCGCGTCGTGCAATTTCTATCACAAAATGCCGATGACATTCAAGGCAAActgcagcaaaaaaaaatctttatttCAAGAGTAAGCTTAAGAACAGGCCTTAGCCTCAAACTCGGGTAAAACTATGAAGGCGATTGATGTTGGTGCTAGGTACACTGGCGAATCAACGGCAGCAAGCACTGGATTCATAGCTGGAACACTGCCATCATCTCCCAGTTCCAACTGGACGCCGTTGAGCAGCATTGTCTTGCTCTGGACATCCCCGTCCTTGGGGGTCAGATGATACTCCTCCCTCTTCTTCGTGTCGCTTGATGCCTTACTTCCCAGCCATGAAACGGCTTTCCGGAGCCTGTGAGAGAAAGAACTGCGCTTCTCGAGGTCGGGTCTTTTACCGATGTTGATGTCATTCTGGAGAGTGACGTTGTATCCAGTAGTGTTGCTTAGGTTGATCAAGAGAAGAGTGATGCCTTGCTGCATTTTGAAGTAAGCATGTTTAGAATGGGAAATCTAGCAGACTGAAAACTACACATAAGCTGACATCTCCGTGGAACAAACTCTCAGAAGATGAAATTGGTTATCTAGTAGTTAACAAAAGTAACCATAGCAATTAAGCTTTAGTAATATAGTCCAGAATCTTTGTAACTCCTCAAGCAATTCACTTGAAAAGGCATATGGCCAATTTACAAAAAGGTGCAGCTCATACCTGTTGTCTTCTACAATGAGCATAAGCACGCAACCTACGTGGTGCAATGCTATCAATTGAAAGAACTCCATTGCCCATTAGCCGATGCCATAATAGAGCACTGATAACAAAAGAAGTGGTCAAAATATATATCAAACCAAACTAAATCATCTTGTAGAATTTCATAACTGTAGCCTTGCCTGTAGTAATCAGGATTTGGCAGAAAAGTTTGTGTGTCAAGCAGACCGTAGTTGCCACCGATGAGAGTCTGCCGGCAGAACACTTTTGTATTATACTTAGATGCCATTCCAAGCTGATCTAGATACCTGCATGTATAAAAAAGTTCATTAAAAACTAGCACATCATACTGGATCCCAGCAACAGAGTATGCTTGTGTCAACCATTACAAGGAATAAGAGCTGACCAGATGCTGTTGATGAATGTATTTGAAACCAGCGGGCCACCATTGTTAAATACACCACCACTTTCACTGACCCAAGCAGAAGTCCATGTTCCATGCCTTTGGATGGTAAGTTGCATGTCTCTATAAGTATCTTCAGCACGATCTAGGTACTTTGGATCCAAGATCTTCCTTATAAGATGAACATCATCCCCTGAAAATGAAGTGTCGTTGTTGATGCATTGTCTATTGACTACATAAGTTAGCATTGCTGATGATAAAACAAGAATGCCTGCCTAACATTGCAGCTATATTTCTGACTGGATATAAGTGATCAATACTATGTCTCCTAAGTAATGCCATGCTATTTAAGATAAAAGCTCGAAAGAGTAGCATATTTCCCCCCTTCTTATGACGGTATGCAGCTTTTCCTTCACTCTTCATGAGTAATTTATATCACAAAAGGAAGAAATTAAATTAAAACGGCGTGCCTTTGAAATAACAGAAGCATTAAGTAACCTATCATTTGGCAGCTTATCAAATCATAGCATTAagtaaaaaattacaaaataatttttattatataCGGATTTTTGTTAAGTACAGTTTTGCCTAAAAAATGTCCTATACAGATACACTCAGAATAAGCAAAAGGGCTCTGAAATGGTTTTGGAACACCGAAACAGGACTATTTGGAC is a genomic window containing:
- the LOC117839917 gene encoding probable galacturonosyltransferase 14, whose product is MQLRISPSMRSITISSSNGVVDSMKVRVAPQPPPPPPPPLGPGRRGGGGGWGAGWYWRAVAFPAVVALGCLLPFAFILAAVPALEAGGSKCSSIDCLGRRIGPSFLGRQGGDSTRLVQDLYRIFDQVNNEEFPSNEKLPESFRDFLLEMKDNHYDARTFAVRLKATMESMDKEVKRSRLAEQLYKHYAATAIPKGIHCLSLRLTDEYSSNAHARKQLPPPELLPLLSDNSFQHYILASDNILAASVVVSSTVRSSSVPEKVVFHVITDKKTYPGMHSWFALNSISPAIVEVKGVHQFDWLTRENVPVLEAIENHRGVRNHYHGDHGTVSSASDNPRVLASKLQARSPKYISLLNHLRIYLPELFPNLNKVVFLDDDIVVQRDLSPLWEINLEGKVNGAVETCRGEDNWVMSKRFRTYFNFSHPVISRSLDPDECAWAYGMNIFDLAAWRKTNIRDTYHFWLKENLKSGLTLWKFGTLPPALIAFRGHVHGIDPSWHLLGLGYQEKTDIESVRRAAVIHYNGQCKPWLDIAFKNLQPFWAKHVNYSNDFVRNCHILEPQYAKE